A stretch of DNA from Variovorax paradoxus:
CGCAGAAGGAATGGGCGCTGCTGCGCGTGATGGCCACGCGGCCCGAACGCATCCACACGCGCGACAACCTGGCCGACGCACTCTACGGCTTCGGCGACGAGGCCGACAGCAACACGCTCGAGGTGTTCATCAGCCGGCTGCGGCGCAAGCTCGGGCGCAGCCACATCCAGACGCTGCGCGGCCTGGGCTACCGGCTGTCGTTCTCGGCGGACGACGAGGAATGAGCGGCGCCCTCCTTCGCGACCGCCGCGATTCGCTCGCCGGGCGCCTCACGCGCACGCTGATCCTGTGGGTCGGCGGTGTGTGGCTGCTGTGCGTGTTCGCCGTGGTCTGGTACGTGGACCGCGAGATCAACCACAACTTCGACAACGAGCTGGTCGAGGTGTCGCACCGCATGTTCGACATGGCGGTGCAGGAACTCGACAAGCTGAAGCAGCATCGCGAGAACGGCACGCGGGACGCACCGCTGATCGCGCCCAAGCAGCTGTTCTCCGAAGACGCCGTGCTGTACCAGGTGGTCGACGTGCACGAGCACGTGCTGCTGCGCTCGGCCGAGGCGCCCAACGACGCCTTCGACGTGCCGCTGGCCGCCGGCTTCGCCAACAACCAGACCTGGCGCATCTACACCGTGCGGCACCCCACGCTCGGCCTGTACTTCCAGGTGGCCGATCCGCTCGACGAGCGCCGCCGCGCGCTGAACCGCACCTTGTTCGGCCTGATCATCCCGCTCGGCGCGGTGCTGCCGCTGCTGGCACTGGTGTTGCGGCGCGTGGCGCGCACCGAACTGCGCGTGCTGCAGCAACTGGCCGCCGAGATCGAGAAGCGCAGCGGCACCGACCTGCGCCCGATCACCCTGCCCGGCTTGCCGCAGGAGCTGCGCGCGGTGGGCGACCATGTCAACCGGCTGCTCGAGCGGCTGTCGCAGTCGCTCGACGTGGAACGCGCGCTGGCCGCCAACGCCGCGCACGAGCTGCGCACGCCGCTGGCCGCCGCGCGCCTGCGGCTGCAGACCGCGCTCGACCACGACCTGAAGCGCACCGACGTCGAAGGCGCGCTGCAGGCGCTGCAGATGCTCAGCCACCGCACCGAGAAGCTGCTGCAGCTGTCGCGCGCCGAATCGGGCGCGTCCCTCACGCGGGCGCGGGTCGACCTCGTGCAGCTGGCGGGCACGGTCGCGCAGGAGTTCTGGCAAGACCCGCAGACCAACGAGCGCCTGAAGCTCAAGGTGCCCGACAGCGCGGCGCCCGTGGCCTTCGGCGACGTCGACGCGCTGGCGATCGCGCTGCGCAACCTCGTCGAGAACGCGTTGCGCTACAGCGGCGACGGCCGCGTGACGATCGAAGTGGCGGCGCCCTGCGTGCTCGTGGTGCGCGATGCGGGCCCGGGTGTCAGCGCCGAACAGCTGGAGTCGCTGCACCAGCGCCATGTGCGCCACGGCTCGGACCGCGCCGGCTACGGCCTGGGCATGTCGATCGTGGGCACCATCGTCGAGAAGCACAACGCGACGCTGGAGCTGGCCTCGCCGCCGGCCGGCATGGCGCGTGGCTTCGAGGCGCGCATCGTGCTGCAGCCGGCCTGAACCTGTTTCGTCAGGCTCAGTCGCTGACGATCTCGCGCAGCCAGTCGGGCAGCGGCAGCGCCTTCTGCTTCGGGAAGTCGACCCAGATGGTGGTGGCGCCGCCGGCCGCGCAGAGCACGTCGGGCGCGTCTTCGCGGACCATGGTGGCCCAGCTTTCGAAGGTCGTGCGTCCCGGGTCGCTCACGTACATCTTGAGCCGCACGTTGCCCGGGTACTCGATCTGCCGGTAGAAGTTGCAGAAGGCGTTGACGATCACCATGCCTTCGCCGCCCGGCGTGGGCTCCACGCCGAGCGAGCGGATCCAGTCGATGCGCGCGGTCTCGAGGTAGCGAAAGTAGGTGCCGTTGTTCAGGTGGCCCATGGCGTCCATGTCGCCCCAGCGGATGGGGATCGACATTTCGAACACGAGCTTCTTCTTTTCGGGGATTTCGATTCTCATCGGTGGGCCTTGATGGATGCGAGGATGCCCAGGACGAACAGCGCCGCCGCCAGCCATTCGGTGGCCTGCGGCCAGCGGCCGTCCCAGAGGAAGGAATAGAGCAAGGCGAACAGCGTCTCGCTCACGATCAGTTGGCCGCACAGGCTGGCCGAGAGGCGCTGGCTGGCGACGTTCCAGAGGATGGTTGCGAGCCACGACGAGCCGAAGCCGCTCGCCAATGCAACCCAGATGAAGAGCATGCCGTCGGGCCGCGACTGCAGCGTGGCGACATCGCTGCCCGCCACCGCCCACAGCAGCAAGGCGCCGAGGCCGGTCGCAATGCCGAGCCAGTTGGCCCAGTCGGCCGCGTGCACCTCGCGGTGCCGTTGCAGCCAGGCGGCATTGAGCAGGCCGTAGACCGTCCAGCTCACCATCGCGGCCAGCGCCAGCGCGATGCCCCAGCCGAAGCGCGCACCGCCGCCGCCACCGCCGCCGCCATGCTGCGCCGACCATGCGCCCCACATCATCAGTGCGATGCCCGCGCCCGTGAGCAGCAGGCCGGGCAGCAAGGCCCGCATGTGCAGGCCCGCGGGCCGGCCGAGCAGCATCATCCAGACGGGAATCGTGCCGATGATGAGGCTGGGCACCTCGGTGCCCGCCGCTGCGATGCCGAAGGCCAGCAGCAGGTAGTACCCGCTGAAGCCCAGCACGCTGAGGCCAAGCGCCGCCAGCGCCTGCCGGCCCGTGGGCCAGCGCACCGCCGCAGGCCGCGCGAACACCGCCAGCGCGGACACCGCACCAAACACCACATAGCGCGCCGCCGTGATGTCGACCATGCCGAAGTGACCGACCATGCGCGGCGCCACGAACACCAGGCCCCAGAGCGCGCCCGCAGCCAGCCCGGCTGCGATGCCGATCCACGCCCGCGGACTCAGATCGCGAACCCGTCATCGGCTGCGATGACCGCGCCGTTCACGAAATGGCTCTCGCCGCTGGCCAGCAGCACGATCAGGCCGTCGAGGTCTTCGGGCTTGCCCACGCGCTTGCGCGGCAGCATGCTGACCAGCTTGGCGCCGCGCTCGGTGCTCCAGTGCTCCTCGTTGAGCTCGGTCGTGATGTAGCCCGGGCACAGCGCGTTCACGTTGATGCCGAAGCGGCCCCACTCGAGCGCCATGGCCTTGGTCATCTGCACCACCGCGGACTTGCTCATGCAGTAGGTGCCGATCTGCGGCATGACCTTCAGCGCCGCCGACGACGCGATGTTGATGATGCGTCCGCCGATGTAGGTGCCCGGCGCGGTGCCCTGGGCGCGCGCCAGCATGCGCTTGCCGACCTCTTGCGCGACGAAGAAGGAACCCTTCACGTTGGTGTCGAAGATGTAGTCGTAGTCGTCGGGCGTGACGTCCTGCAGGCGCTGCGTGGTGCTCACGCCCGAGTTGTTGACCAGGACGTCGATGGGCCCGACTTCGGTTTCGGCGCGCGCCACGGCGGCCTTGATGCTGCCGATGTCGGTCACGTCGAGCTCGACCACGTGGGCGTCGTGGCCCTCGCCTTCGATGCGCGCGCGCAGCTCCTTGAGCTTGTCGACGCGGCGGCTGGCCAGCACCACGGCGGCGCCGGCACGGGCCAGCGTTTTCGCGAACTGGGCGCCCAGTCCGCTGGAGGCGCCGGTGACGAAGGCCACGCGGCCGGAGAGATCGATGCTGTAAGCCATGGGCAGAATCCTGTGGAGTCGCGCAGGTGACGCAGGGCGCCTCGCCTGCGGGCGACAAGGAGCACCGCCGGACGCCGCATAAAATGCCCGGCGAACCGGGACGCCCCCGCGCCTCTAAAAATCATTATCGACCCAACCCACATGACGCACGACGAAATCCTCGCCCAGTTCGGCCCTCGCGAAGCCATGGAATACGACGTGGTCGTGGTCGGCGGCGGCCCCGCCGGCCTCTCGACCGCGATCCGCCTCAAGCAGCTCGCCGCCCAGCAGGAGAAGGAAATCTCCGTCGTGGTGCTCGAGAAGGGTTCCGAGCCCGGCGCGCACATCCTGTCGGGCGCCATCATGGACCCGCGCGCGCTCAACGAACTGCTGCCCGATTGGCAGGAACTCGGCGCGCCGCTGAACCAGCCCGTGACCGACGACGCCATGGTGTTCCTCGGCGAGAAGT
This window harbors:
- a CDS encoding acyl-CoA thioesterase — protein: MRIEIPEKKKLVFEMSIPIRWGDMDAMGHLNNGTYFRYLETARIDWIRSLGVEPTPGGEGMVIVNAFCNFYRQIEYPGNVRLKMYVSDPGRTTFESWATMVREDAPDVLCAAGGATTIWVDFPKQKALPLPDWLREIVSD
- a CDS encoding SDR family oxidoreductase, giving the protein MAYSIDLSGRVAFVTGASSGLGAQFAKTLARAGAAVVLASRRVDKLKELRARIEGEGHDAHVVELDVTDIGSIKAAVARAETEVGPIDVLVNNSGVSTTQRLQDVTPDDYDYIFDTNVKGSFFVAQEVGKRMLARAQGTAPGTYIGGRIINIASSAALKVMPQIGTYCMSKSAVVQMTKAMALEWGRFGINVNALCPGYITTELNEEHWSTERGAKLVSMLPRKRVGKPEDLDGLIVLLASGESHFVNGAVIAADDGFAI
- a CDS encoding DMT family transporter, which codes for MFVAPRMVGHFGMVDITAARYVVFGAVSALAVFARPAAVRWPTGRQALAALGLSVLGFSGYYLLLAFGIAAAGTEVPSLIIGTIPVWMMLLGRPAGLHMRALLPGLLLTGAGIALMMWGAWSAQHGGGGGGGGARFGWGIALALAAMVSWTVYGLLNAAWLQRHREVHAADWANWLGIATGLGALLLWAVAGSDVATLQSRPDGMLFIWVALASGFGSSWLATILWNVASQRLSASLCGQLIVSETLFALLYSFLWDGRWPQATEWLAAALFVLGILASIKAHR
- a CDS encoding sensor histidine kinase, whose translation is MSGALLRDRRDSLAGRLTRTLILWVGGVWLLCVFAVVWYVDREINHNFDNELVEVSHRMFDMAVQELDKLKQHRENGTRDAPLIAPKQLFSEDAVLYQVVDVHEHVLLRSAEAPNDAFDVPLAAGFANNQTWRIYTVRHPTLGLYFQVADPLDERRRALNRTLFGLIIPLGAVLPLLALVLRRVARTELRVLQQLAAEIEKRSGTDLRPITLPGLPQELRAVGDHVNRLLERLSQSLDVERALAANAAHELRTPLAAARLRLQTALDHDLKRTDVEGALQALQMLSHRTEKLLQLSRAESGASLTRARVDLVQLAGTVAQEFWQDPQTNERLKLKVPDSAAPVAFGDVDALAIALRNLVENALRYSGDGRVTIEVAAPCVLVVRDAGPGVSAEQLESLHQRHVRHGSDRAGYGLGMSIVGTIVEKHNATLELASPPAGMARGFEARIVLQPA